A single window of Liolophura sinensis isolate JHLJ2023 chromosome 6, CUHK_Ljap_v2, whole genome shotgun sequence DNA harbors:
- the LOC135467720 gene encoding tetraspanin-11-like, with protein MACTEGARSFLVVFNFIFWLSGAALLGVGVWLSVDKDIQTFFDVIHIDTADPYFKYSAYILVGFGAFVFLVGFLGCCGALRRHKGLLGMYIFFLVVVMAGELAAGILTAVYKNEIESRLKGHLLEGVEMKYGHPKYPTITRAMDVLQTNLRCCGVESARDYESSAWKNSTSDNVPLTCCHLSSGPNEPPVAKDKKECQANAYQGGAGVYSVGCYPSILHWFRDHSAIVIGVGCGIAGLELFGLVFAVWMCCDTRKDEEYD; from the exons TTATCTGGTGCAGCACTCCTGGGAGTAGGGGTATGGCTCTCTGTGGACAAAGATATCCAGACATTTTTCGATGTCATCCACATTGACACGGCAGACCCATACTTCAAATACTCTGCCTATATTCTGGTGGGATTTGGAGCGTTTGTGTTCCTGGTGGGCTTCTTAGGCTGCTGTGGGGCACTGCGACGCCATAAGGGACTGCTGGGAATG TACATCTTCTTCCTCGTGGTTGTGATGGCAGGAGAATTGGCTGCAGGAATTCTAACAGCAGTTTACAAAAATGAG ATAGAAAGTCGTCTGAAAGGTCACTTGCTGGAAGGTGTGGAGATGAAGTATGGTCATCCAAAATACCCAACCATTACTAGAGCTATGGATGTCTTACAAACCAAT CTTCGGTGCTGTGGAGTAGAAAGTGCCAGAGACTATGAGAGCAGTGCTTGGAAGAACAGTACATCT GACAATGTACCCCTGACTTGCTGCCATTTGAGCAGTGGCCCAAATGAACCTCCTGTGGCTAAGGATAAGAAGGAGTGTCAGGCCAACGCTTACCAGGGAGGTGCCGGTGTCTACTCTGTG ggtTGTTACCCTTCCATCTTGCACTGGTTCAGAGACCACAGTGCTATTGTCATTGGAGTAGGCTGTGGAATTGCAGGTCTTGAG CTCTTTGGGCTTGTGTTTGCTGTCTGGATGTGCTGTGACACACGTAAAGATGAAGAATACGACTAG